CCGACCTGGTGGACGCGGTTGCCGTCAACGTCCAGCGGCGGCATGCGATCGGTGACGAGCGCGCGCGCCTCGATCGACCCGCGCGCTGTCGAGATCTTCACGCGATCGCCGTTCGCGACGCCCGCTGCCGCGGCGAGCTCCGGCGAGATCTCCGCGAAGAGCTCCGGCTGCAGCTCGGCGAGGTGCGAGAGCGTGCGCGACATGCCGCCCGCCGTGTGGTGCTCGGTGAGGCGGTAGGTCGTCAGGATGTACGGGAACCGCGGATCGGGCGAGCTGGCGTAGCGATTGTCGTCGCGCTCCATCTTGTTCGCCGCCGGATTCGTCTGCTGTCCGTACAGCGGGTTGGCGATGTTCGACTCGAGCGGCTCGTAGAACGTGGGCAGCGGACCGTCCTTCAGTCCCGACGGAACCCAGATCCAGCCCGCGCCGTCGGGATGCATGATGAACGGCGCGTCGCCGCGGAGCGCCTCATCGCCGCCCTTCTCTTCGTCGCCAGGATAGTCGGGCCGCTTCTTCTTCGTGAAGTCGGGGACGTCGTCACCGGTCCACTCACCCTTCGCCTCGTCCCACCACACCAGCTTCTTCCGCTCGCTCCACGGCGCGCCGTCGGGCCGCGCGGAGCAGCGGTTGTAGAGGATGCGGCGGTCGAGCGGC
The sequence above is a segment of the Gemmatimonadaceae bacterium genome. Coding sequences within it:
- a CDS encoding molybdopterin dinucleotide binding domain-containing protein produces the protein AVLREIQGNVKDFSELKPDGSTACGCWIYSGVYDGENKALKREPKGQYGHGWGYAWPLDRRILYNRCSARPDGAPWSERKKLVWWDEAKGEWTGDDVPDFTKKKRPDYPGDEEKGGDEALRGDAPFIMHPDGAGWIWVPSGLKDGPLPTFYEPLESNIANPLYGQQTNPAANKMERDDNRYASSPDPRFPYILTTYRLTEHHTAGGMSRTLSHLAELQPELFAEISPELAAAAGVANGDRVKISTARGSIEARALVTDRMPPLDVDGNRVHQVGLPYHFGYRGLVKGDIVNDLLAISEEPNVRIFESKGLTCSLSRA